The DNA window CGTCCTCATGGCGTCCTGCAGACCGGCCATCGCGTTCTGCCAGCGTGTTTGTGCGTTCGTGATCAGCGCCTGGTTTGACAGGCTCGATGACGCGGGCGCGTAGGTCGTCGAGAATGCGCGATCGATCTGCTGGATGTCATAGGCGATACGCTGGGCCTGGGCGAGAAGTTGCTGCGTTCGCAAAATCGATTGTTCCAGTTGCAGCAGCGAGGAGAACGGCAGCATCGCCAGATTTTTCGCCTGGTTGATCAGCATCTGCGCTTGATTCTGCAACGACACGATCTGATTGTTAACCTGCTGCAGCGCGCGAGCGGCAGTCAGCACGTTCTGCGCATAGTTGTTGGGATCGAAGACGACCAACTGCGCCGAGGCCTGTCCGGGACCGAAGCAGATGGACAACGTAATCATGCTGGCGGCGGCGAAACGATGCAGACGATTCATCGAGAGGCATCCAGTTCTGCCAGATGCGGGATGAGATCGGTTGCCCAAGCGATTTCGCGCGCCGTCAGCCAACCCGGCACAAAGTTATCGCGGCCATGTTCGGCAAGAACCTGCTCGATCAGCGCCTGGTCGGCCTTGGAGGAAGCGGCGGTGAAGGCAAGTGCGACCTCGCCAAGACCGAGTTCGAACAGGCGATTGCCGCGGCGTGACTGGCAGTAGTAATCGCGCTTCGGCATGGCCCGCGCGAGGATCTCGATCTGGCGATCGTTCAGGCCAAAGCGCCGGTAGATCGCCATGATCTGGGGCTCGATGGCGCGGTCGTTAGGCAACAGCACTCGTGTTGGACAGCTTTCGATGATCGCCGGCGCGATCGCCGAGCCGTCGATATCCGCAAGCGATTGGGTGGCGAAGACGACGGATGCATTCTTCTTACGGAGTGTCTTCAACCACTCGCGCAGCCGTCCAGCGAAGTCAGCATCGTCGAGGGCCAGCCACCCCTCATCGATGATGAGCATCG is part of the Bradyrhizobium canariense genome and encodes:
- the trbJ gene encoding P-type conjugative transfer protein TrbJ — encoded protein: MNRLHRFAAASMITLSICFGPGQASAQLVVFDPNNYAQNVLTAARALQQVNNQIVSLQNQAQMLINQAKNLAMLPFSSLLQLEQSILRTQQLLAQAQRIAYDIQQIDRAFSTTYAPASSSLSNQALITNAQTRWQNAMAGLQDAMRTQATVVGNLDTNRTEMSALVTSSQGATGALQASQAGNQLLALQAQQLADLTAVVAAHGRAQNLESAKRAAAQDQGREQLRRFLTQGAGYQPTTVQMFH